A region from the Campylobacter blaseri genome encodes:
- a CDS encoding energy transducer TonB — MKKDLNFIVAFFISALLHTCVVALIFFKSLGQDTSISISENEAQAFGLSFAQIAQTEEYQEAMAKKEEIVEEQPEEAVEEITEEQPEEEKLEEEKPEEIVEKKPEEVVTVEPKKIEKPKSKSKPAKKIVKKQNIEASNSANVVGGTTASGSNTPVQDSGSNLNGEIYLALKRHMSYPKRAIEQEIGGRVIVEFKQIDKSTFEYIKIAKSSGHKVLDNHAIKIVNDAKYSLPVRSYGRSITIPIIFDLNQL; from the coding sequence ATGAAAAAAGATTTAAATTTTATTGTTGCTTTTTTTATATCGGCGCTTTTACATACCTGTGTTGTCGCATTAATATTTTTCAAAAGCTTAGGTCAAGACACCAGCATAAGTATATCTGAAAACGAGGCACAAGCTTTTGGATTAAGCTTTGCACAAATTGCTCAAACAGAAGAGTATCAAGAAGCAATGGCAAAAAAAGAGGAGATTGTTGAAGAACAACCTGAGGAAGCAGTTGAGGAAATAACAGAAGAACAACCTGAAGAAGAAAAGCTTGAAGAAGAAAAACCTGAAGAGATAGTAGAAAAAAAACCTGAAGAAGTAGTAACAGTTGAGCCAAAAAAAATTGAAAAGCCTAAGTCTAAGTCTAAGCCTGCTAAAAAAATAGTAAAAAAACAAAACATTGAAGCTAGCAATAGTGCTAATGTAGTTGGTGGAACTACTGCAAGTGGCAGTAATACACCTGTTCAAGATAGTGGCTCTAACTTAAATGGTGAAATTTATTTGGCTTTAAAAAGGCATATGAGTTATCCAAAAAGAGCAATAGAGCAAGAGATTGGTGGACGAGTTATAGTAGAATTTAAGCAGATAGATAAAAGCACTTTTGAATATATTAAAATAGCAAAAAGTAGTGGGCACAAAGTGCTTGATAATCATGCTATTAAAATTGTAAATGACGCAAAATACTCCTTACCTGTTCGCTCTTATGGTAGAAGCATAACTATACCTATTATTTTTGATTTAAATCAATTATAA
- the groL gene encoding chaperonin GroEL (60 kDa chaperone family; promotes refolding of misfolded polypeptides especially under stressful conditions; forms two stacked rings of heptamers to form a barrel-shaped 14mer; ends can be capped by GroES; misfolded proteins enter the barrel where they are refolded when GroES binds) — protein sequence MAKDIIFSDEARNGLYAGVKKLNDAVKVTMGPRGRNVLIQKSFGAPSITKDGVSVAKEIELKDTIENMGAGLVKEVASKTNDEAGDGTTTATILAHAIFKEGLRNITAGANPIEVKRGMDKAVSAIIEALKDISTPVKGKKEITQVATISANSDSAIGELIADAMEKVGKDGVITVEEAKSIDDELNVVEGMQFDRGYLSPYFVTNAEKMTVELSSPYILLFDKKIANLKDLLPVLEQIQKTGKPLLIIAEDIEGEALATLVVNKLRGVLNISAVKAPGFGDRRKAMLEDIAILTGGNVISEEMGRTLESATLEDLGEAESVVIDKDNTTIVNGKGEKSAIEGRVAQIKSQIEETTSDYDKEKLQERLAKLSGGVAVIKVGAASETEMKEKKDRVDDALSATKAAVEEGIVIGGGAALICAGKKVKLELSGDEAIGAAIVERALYAPTRQIAENAGFDAGVVANEIKNSKDDNKGFDASTGEYVDMFEAGIIDPVKVTRVALQNAVSVSSLLLTTEATVSDIKEDKPAMPDMSGMGGMGGMGGMM from the coding sequence ATGGCAAAAGATATAATTTTTTCAGATGAAGCAAGAAACGGACTATATGCAGGCGTTAAAAAACTTAACGATGCAGTTAAGGTTACAATGGGGCCAAGAGGTAGAAATGTTTTAATTCAAAAAAGCTTTGGTGCTCCATCTATCACAAAAGACGGTGTTAGTGTTGCAAAAGAAATTGAGTTAAAAGATACTATTGAAAATATGGGAGCAGGCTTAGTTAAAGAGGTTGCTAGTAAGACAAATGATGAAGCAGGGGATGGAACTACAACAGCTACAATTTTGGCTCACGCTATATTTAAAGAGGGTCTTAGAAACATAACAGCAGGTGCTAATCCAATAGAAGTAAAAAGAGGTATGGATAAAGCAGTTTCTGCTATAATTGAAGCTTTAAAAGATATCTCAACTCCTGTTAAGGGTAAAAAAGAGATAACTCAAGTTGCTACAATATCTGCAAACTCAGACTCAGCTATCGGTGAGCTTATAGCTGATGCTATGGAAAAAGTTGGTAAAGATGGTGTTATAACTGTTGAAGAGGCAAAATCAATCGATGACGAACTAAATGTTGTTGAGGGTATGCAATTTGATAGAGGTTACTTAAGCCCGTATTTTGTAACAAATGCTGAAAAGATGACAGTTGAGTTAAGCAGCCCTTATATTTTACTATTTGATAAAAAAATAGCAAATTTAAAAGACTTACTTCCAGTTTTAGAACAAATTCAAAAAACAGGAAAACCACTTTTGATAATTGCTGAAGATATTGAAGGCGAAGCACTTGCAACTTTAGTTGTAAATAAACTTCGTGGTGTATTAAACATCTCAGCCGTAAAAGCTCCTGGTTTTGGTGATAGAAGAAAAGCAATGCTTGAAGATATTGCTATTTTAACAGGTGGTAATGTAATTAGTGAAGAGATGGGAAGAACATTAGAGAGTGCTACACTTGAGGATTTAGGTGAGGCAGAAAGTGTTGTGATTGATAAAGACAATACTACTATCGTAAATGGTAAAGGTGAAAAATCTGCAATTGAAGGTAGAGTTGCTCAAATAAAATCTCAAATAGAAGAAACTACAAGTGATTATGACAAAGAAAAACTTCAAGAAAGACTTGCAAAACTAAGTGGCGGTGTTGCAGTTATAAAAGTAGGAGCTGCAAGTGAAACAGAGATGAAAGAGAAAAAAGATAGAGTTGATGACGCACTAAGTGCTACAAAAGCTGCTGTTGAAGAAGGTATCGTAATTGGCGGTGGAGCTGCTTTAATTTGTGCTGGCAAAAAGGTTAAGTTAGAGTTAAGCGGTGATGAAGCAATCGGTGCTGCTATCGTTGAGAGAGCTTTATACGCTCCAACAAGACAAATCGCTGAAAATGCCGGATTTGATGCTGGTGTTGTTGCAAATGAGATTAAAAATAGTAAAGATGATAACAAAGGTTTTGATGCTTCAACTGGCGAATATGTTGATATGTTTGAAGCAGGTATCATTGACCCTGTAAAAGTTACAAGAGTTGCACTGCAAAATGCAGTTAGCGTTTCAAGTCTACTTTTAACAACTGAAGCTACAGTTAGCGATATAAAAGAGGACAAACCTGCTATGCCTGATATGAGTGGTATGGGAGGAATGGGCGGTATGGGTGGAATGATGTAA
- a CDS encoding TonB-dependent receptor plug domain-containing protein, whose amino-acid sequence MYKKNTFSFSLLALSSSFCYISTAGLAKDIELKDLNISANLPSKPITTKDKYKGSSSISKNTISSIAGPRRGLTDILKINPNVTFANTQVSSKNQGELDSQDISINGARSYQNNFIIDGMSINNDLNPSSSLRVSQEMGSMSSIGMSQTALPDIGSISQGINLDPDLIETLNVYDSSVSAKYGSFQGGVVETKTRNPRNGFHGKISSGYTSDKYTKIFVDEKEKNDFENSHNSLQQPKFKKIRNIVELEGYVAENLGILFNYSRSRSTIPLLAYSENYAEKYGQETKNQTRKNDNFFLKARYFATDNLTITPSFIYAPSSGAYHNPAAKNSKQTYNSGGLISSIDLDYDLGFGKLNQVIGFSNLNSSRDAEHEYYKLWSTGSRFNKFKTGGNSGGFGDIDQTQKTLSYKASLDFEKAKILDIGDLSLDHSFSMGLELKKVDASYKIKRAFNVYSVPSVYSGKTVNGFYGPEDRQERLDRCHPDDEACTVESLYDWDPSRLDGYAYMKKDTYSGETKAKIKQYSFWLQDELELGNLSLRPGVRFDKDSYTNKLNVAPRFVSSYEFSNSKITLGLNRYYGRSPLALMLKEGREDLKTSYKRKRFGGILYDPDDPSWEIDTSVLKKSDRFFRKLKTPYDDELAIGFDTSFYNLDLGLKYIHRKGKNLIFDADVITEGIDISKLDKNKYNKSDLRVFTNKGESKTDIYTVTLSNKIPYKIQNSTHAFELAFNYTDARSNSLAYNSFVQGSNTHKTDSSLGKTQKPSYKYLKLDGKIINIEDAPAEDFNRKWSLRLSTISKFPNFLSPKLDLTVGNTFRLEAPLKRLQLATDENVENYNGHYVTAYRTKKISGTGFNWDIRLGLVYNTSKNSEFFANLDVLNVLNKKIVSGEIDRYSKDISNVKIYQSGRSFYFEGGYRW is encoded by the coding sequence TTGTATAAAAAAAATACATTTAGTTTTAGTCTATTAGCATTAAGCTCGTCTTTTTGCTATATCTCCACCGCAGGTTTGGCAAAGGATATCGAGCTTAAAGATCTAAATATCTCTGCAAATTTACCATCAAAACCCATAACAACAAAAGACAAATACAAAGGTTCATCATCTATATCAAAAAATACCATAAGTTCTATTGCTGGACCAAGAAGAGGACTTACTGACATTTTGAAAATAAATCCAAATGTAACTTTTGCAAACACACAAGTTTCTTCTAAAAATCAAGGTGAGCTAGATTCTCAAGATATAAGTATTAATGGTGCAAGATCTTATCAAAACAACTTTATCATAGATGGTATGAGTATAAATAATGATTTAAATCCATCAAGTAGTTTAAGAGTCTCACAAGAGATGGGAAGTATGAGTTCAATTGGTATGTCACAAACAGCACTACCAGATATTGGCTCTATTTCACAAGGCATTAATCTTGATCCAGATTTAATAGAAACATTAAATGTTTATGATAGCTCTGTGAGTGCTAAATATGGTAGTTTTCAGGGGGGGGTAGTAGAAACAAAAACAAGAAATCCACGAAATGGTTTTCATGGTAAAATAAGTTCTGGTTATACAAGCGATAAATATACTAAAATCTTTGTAGATGAAAAAGAAAAAAATGATTTTGAAAATTCACATAATAGCTTACAGCAACCAAAGTTTAAAAAAATAAGAAATATTGTAGAATTAGAAGGTTATGTAGCTGAAAATTTAGGGATTTTATTTAATTACTCACGCTCTAGAAGCACCATTCCACTATTAGCTTATAGTGAAAATTATGCTGAAAAATATGGACAAGAGACAAAAAATCAAACTAGAAAAAATGATAATTTTTTCTTAAAGGCTAGATACTTTGCAACAGATAATCTAACTATTACTCCTAGCTTTATATATGCACCAAGCAGTGGAGCATATCATAATCCAGCTGCAAAAAATTCCAAACAAACCTACAACTCTGGTGGATTAATAAGCTCAATTGATTTAGATTATGACCTTGGGTTTGGAAAACTCAATCAAGTTATTGGCTTTTCAAACCTTAATTCATCAAGAGATGCTGAGCATGAATATTATAAATTATGGTCAACTGGTAGCAGGTTTAATAAATTTAAAACAGGAGGCAACTCTGGTGGATTTGGCGATATAGACCAAACCCAAAAAACTCTTTCTTATAAAGCAAGTTTAGATTTTGAAAAAGCAAAAATTTTAGATATAGGTGATTTGAGTTTAGACCACAGCTTTAGCATGGGGCTTGAGCTAAAAAAAGTAGATGCAAGTTATAAAATAAAAAGAGCATTTAATGTTTATAGCGTTCCTAGTGTATATTCTGGAAAGACTGTAAATGGCTTCTATGGACCAGAAGATAGGCAAGAGCGATTAGATAGATGTCATCCTGATGATGAAGCATGCACTGTTGAGTCTTTATATGATTGGGATCCTTCAAGACTTGATGGTTATGCTTATATGAAAAAAGATACTTATAGTGGCGAGACAAAAGCTAAAATAAAACAATATTCATTTTGGCTACAAGATGAGCTTGAATTAGGCAACCTTTCTTTACGACCAGGAGTTAGATTTGACAAAGATAGTTACACAAATAAACTAAATGTTGCTCCAAGATTTGTATCATCGTATGAATTTAGCAATTCAAAAATAACCTTAGGTTTAAATAGATATTATGGCAGATCTCCACTCGCACTTATGTTAAAAGAGGGTAGAGAGGACTTAAAAACTTCATATAAAAGAAAAAGATTTGGAGGAATATTGTATGATCCAGATGATCCATCGTGGGAAATTGATACATCAGTTTTGAAAAAAAGTGATAGATTTTTTAGAAAATTAAAAACCCCTTATGATGATGAACTTGCAATAGGTTTTGACACATCTTTTTATAATCTTGATCTAGGTTTAAAATATATCCATAGAAAAGGAAAAAATCTTATCTTTGATGCTGATGTAATAACAGAAGGTATAGATATAAGTAAACTTGATAAAAACAAGTATAATAAATCAGACTTAAGAGTATTTACAAATAAAGGCGAGAGCAAGACAGATATCTATACAGTAACTTTAAGTAATAAAATTCCATATAAAATTCAAAACTCCACTCATGCATTTGAATTAGCTTTCAATTATACAGATGCTAGGTCAAACTCTTTGGCATATAATAGTTTTGTTCAAGGAAGCAATACTCATAAAACCGATTCTTCATTAGGAAAAACACAAAAACCATCATACAAATATTTAAAATTAGATGGAAAAATTATAAATATAGAAGATGCTCCGGCTGAAGATTTTAATAGAAAATGGTCTTTAAGACTTAGCACAATTTCCAAATTTCCAAATTTTTTATCACCAAAACTTGATTTAACAGTAGGAAATACCTTTAGACTTGAAGCACCTTTAAAAAGATTACAACTTGCAACAGATGAGAACGTAGAAAATTACAATGGGCATTATGTAACTGCTTATAGAACTAAAAAAATCTCTGGAACAGGTTTTAACTGGGATATTAGGCTTGGACTTGTATACAATACTTCTAAAAATTCAGAATTTTTTGCAAATCTTGATGTGTTAAATGTATTAAACAAAAAAATTGTATCTGGTGAAATAGATAGGTATTCAAAAGATATAAGTAATGTAAAAATTTATCAATCAGGACGGTCATTTTATTTTGAAGGAGGATACAGATGGTAG
- a CDS encoding site-specific DNA-methyltransferase: MDKHQNTTNNIKPHDEKIDILKKHFGNCFTKDGKINFEKLKQELAPNEMNFYKESYSLEWLGKSYARILASDEATTLLKEDKSFNQKEENKNSQNLLIKGDNLEVLKHLSNAYYEKIKMIYIDPPYNTGGDGFVYEDDRKFTVSDLVALAGISKDKAKQILEFTKSKSNSHSAWLTFMYPRLYIAKTLLRDDGVIFVSIDDNEVAQLRLIMDEIFGEENFVSTINIYSNPRGRQSSKNIAETHEYILVYSKTQKIQLKGENLTKDQINEYNKQDENGFYREIGLRLRGGRATAEESPSLHFPIFVDPTDNSIHLDNKEKFIKIIPKFSNGILGTWRWSKDKIIKDKKLLIARKVKREGKLEYDIFEKNYLFKNKTRKIKSTWMEKEINYDRASNEQKDILGNKFFDYAKPLFLLKKITQISTANNDIILDFFAGSATTGHAIMQLNAQDGGDRKFILVQLPEKIDEKKSKVAYEFVKNELKVKEPTIFEITKERLIRAAKKIKDENKDKDLSEQDFGFRIFETMPIWEDYRFDEKELSSNMALFDEKELNEEDLNALLITWKTYDGSPLTKNLITYDLDGYSGYYVDSKLYLMHRGFKTKNLKALLEKIDNDKDFNPTTIIAFGYNFESKSLLEISENIKSYANKKSIDIDFITRY, encoded by the coding sequence TTGGATAAACATCAAAATACAACTAACAATATAAAACCACATGATGAAAAAATTGATATATTAAAAAAACACTTTGGCAACTGTTTTACTAAAGATGGAAAAATAAATTTTGAAAAGCTAAAACAAGAACTAGCTCCAAATGAGATGAACTTTTACAAAGAGAGTTATAGTTTAGAGTGGTTAGGTAAATCATATGCTAGAATTTTAGCTAGCGATGAAGCAACTACACTTTTAAAAGAAGATAAAAGCTTTAACCAAAAAGAAGAGAATAAAAATTCACAAAATTTGCTTATAAAAGGGGACAATTTAGAGGTGCTTAAACACCTATCTAATGCCTACTATGAAAAAATCAAAATGATATATATAGACCCACCTTACAATACAGGAGGCGATGGTTTTGTATATGAAGATGATAGAAAATTTACGGTAAGTGATTTGGTTGCTTTGGCAGGAATTAGCAAAGATAAAGCTAAACAGATACTCGAGTTTACCAAAAGTAAAAGTAATAGCCATAGTGCATGGCTTACTTTTATGTATCCAAGGCTCTATATAGCTAAGACTTTACTAAGAGATGATGGGGTTATTTTTGTAAGCATTGATGATAATGAAGTAGCACAACTTAGACTAATTATGGATGAAATTTTTGGCGAAGAGAATTTTGTATCAACCATTAATATATATTCAAATCCAAGAGGTAGACAATCTAGTAAAAATATTGCCGAAACTCATGAATATATATTGGTATATTCAAAAACACAAAAAATTCAATTAAAAGGAGAAAATCTTACAAAAGATCAAATAAATGAATATAACAAACAAGATGAAAATGGTTTTTATAGGGAAATTGGCTTAAGACTAAGAGGAGGTAGGGCTACAGCTGAAGAAAGTCCAAGTTTACATTTTCCTATTTTTGTAGATCCAACAGATAATAGCATACATTTGGACAATAAAGAAAAATTTATAAAAATTATTCCAAAATTTTCAAATGGTATTTTAGGTACATGGAGATGGTCAAAAGATAAAATTATCAAAGATAAAAAATTATTAATTGCAAGAAAAGTTAAGAGAGAAGGAAAGCTTGAATATGATATTTTTGAAAAAAATTATTTATTTAAAAATAAAACAAGAAAAATTAAAAGCACATGGATGGAAAAAGAAATAAACTATGATAGGGCATCTAATGAACAAAAAGATATTTTAGGAAATAAATTTTTTGATTACGCTAAACCTCTTTTTTTATTAAAAAAAATTACCCAAATTTCTACTGCTAATAATGATATTATCCTAGATTTCTTTGCAGGTTCAGCGACTACAGGTCATGCTATTATGCAACTAAATGCGCAGGATGGTGGAGATAGAAAATTTATACTAGTTCAATTACCTGAAAAGATAGATGAGAAAAAGAGTAAAGTAGCATATGAATTTGTAAAAAATGAGTTAAAAGTTAAAGAACCAACTATCTTTGAAATTACAAAAGAAAGATTAATCCGTGCTGCAAAAAAGATAAAAGATGAAAACAAAGATAAAGATTTAAGCGAGCAAGACTTTGGCTTTAGAATTTTTGAGACTATGCCTATTTGGGAAGATTATAGATTTGATGAAAAAGAGTTAAGTTCTAATATGGCACTGTTTGATGAAAAAGAGTTAAATGAGGAAGACCTTAATGCTTTACTTATAACTTGGAAAACTTATGATGGATCACCTCTTACAAAAAATCTTATAACTTATGATTTAGATGGTTATAGTGGATATTATGTTGACTCAAAACTATATTTAATGCATAGAGGTTTTAAAACTAAAAATTTAAAAGCCCTTCTTGAAAAGATAGACAATGATAAGGATTTTAACCCAACAACTATCATAGCCTTTGGATATAATTTTGAAAGTAAGAGCCTGCTTGAAATTTCAGAAAATATAAAGTCTTATGCTAATAAAAAAAGCATAGACATTGACTTCATAACAAGGTATTAA
- the groES gene encoding co-chaperone GroES, with product MNFQPLGKRILVKREEETKTTATGIIIPDNASKEKPSVGEVVAVSKESEGINVGDTVVFSKYAGSEVNLDGEKYLVLNLEDTLGIIK from the coding sequence ATGAATTTTCAACCATTAGGAAAGCGCATTTTAGTAAAACGCGAAGAGGAAACAAAAACAACAGCAACAGGTATTATAATACCTGATAATGCTTCAAAAGAGAAGCCATCAGTTGGTGAAGTAGTAGCTGTTTCAAAAGAGAGTGAAGGCATAAATGTTGGAGATACTGTTGTATTTTCTAAATATGCAGGTAGCGAAGTAAATTTAGATGGAGAAAAATATCTTGTTCTAAATTTAGAAGACACTCTTGGCATAATAAAATAG
- a CDS encoding ExbD/TolR family protein yields MEIKNNFKLNVIPLIDVMLVLLAIVLTAASFIEYGKIDVKLPKQNTSLKKEDIPKERVEIILSSDSQIRLNNQNLDLDSLKIELSKLKKDDFILFKGDQKAEFGKFVDILQILKYLDLQNFLIMTQVEQ; encoded by the coding sequence ATGGAAATTAAAAATAATTTTAAACTAAATGTTATACCCTTAATAGATGTTATGCTAGTGCTTTTAGCCATTGTGCTAACAGCTGCTAGCTTTATAGAGTATGGCAAGATTGATGTAAAACTTCCAAAGCAAAATACTAGCTTAAAAAAAGAGGATATTCCAAAAGAGAGGGTCGAGATTATATTAAGTTCTGACTCCCAAATAAGGCTAAATAATCAAAATTTAGATTTAGATAGTCTAAAAATCGAACTAAGCAAGTTAAAAAAAGATGATTTTATTCTATTTAAAGGCGATCAAAAAGCTGAATTTGGAAAATTTGTAGATATTTTGCAAATATTAAAATATCTTGATTTACAAAACTTTTTAATAATGACACAAGTGGAACAATGA
- the exbB gene encoding TonB-system energizer ExbB, whose translation MVDFMPFLNEYIDIIIFGILGSMSFIVITLGIERMIFFIRFKEEKYDDLHKLKIDVSRNLTCIGIIGSNAPYVGLLGTVVGIIITFYNMGQSGSFETASIMTGLSLALKATALGILVAIPSLVIHDFAIRAANKRIDIFQSNHKDK comes from the coding sequence ATGGTAGACTTTATGCCATTTTTAAATGAATATATTGATATTATTATATTTGGAATTTTAGGAAGTATGAGTTTTATAGTTATAACACTTGGCATTGAGCGGATGATATTTTTTATCCGCTTTAAAGAAGAAAAGTATGATGATTTGCATAAACTTAAAATAGATGTAAGTAGAAATTTAACTTGTATAGGCATTATAGGTTCAAATGCCCCTTATGTTGGACTTTTAGGCACTGTTGTAGGGATAATTATTACTTTTTATAATATGGGGCAAAGTGGTAGTTTTGAAACAGCTTCGATAATGACGGGACTATCTCTAGCATTAAAAGCTACTGCACTTGGTATTTTAGTAGCAATACCAAGTCTTGTTATTCATGATTTTGCTATAAGAGCTGCAAACAAACGAATAGATATTTTTCAAAGCAATCACAAAGATAAGTAA